One Oncorhynchus kisutch isolate 150728-3 linkage group LG11, Okis_V2, whole genome shotgun sequence genomic region harbors:
- the LOC109879650 gene encoding CD226 antigen-like isoform X2 yields MAVQKDHWYDRALLILLSSLTVSVQQTDGVTTVKLEEGMVLECVCPWEGSLTMVSWTKLIRFDKVPIAVYHPEYELSISQSYQTRIQFLKTTPMDGSITITNVTQDDTGVYHCSVQTFPRGSWARDILVEEDDADEDQEEMDLHTREPEPSPERRRGERSTGSNCIQLRDRTCLCMTG; encoded by the exons ATGGCTGTACAAAAGGACCACTGGTATGACAGGGCactcctcatccttctctctagTCTCACAG TTTCTGTGCAGCAGACAGATGGTGTAACCACGGTGAAGCTAGAGGAGGGGATGgttctagagtgtgtgtgtccgtgggAAGGGAGCCTCACCATGGTCTCCTGGACCAAACTGATCCGATTCGATAAGGTCCCCATAGCCGTGTACCACCCTGAGTACGAGCTGTCCATTTCCCAGTCCTACCAGACCAGGATCCAGTTCCTGAAGACCACACCCATGGACGGCAGTATCACCATCACTAACGTCACCCAGGACGACACTGGGGTTTACCACTGCTCTGTTCAAACCTTCCCCAGGGGATCCTGGGCCAGAGATATATTGGTGGAGGAGGATGATGCAG ATGAAGATCAAGAAGAAATGGACCTGCACACCAGAGAACCAGAACCTAGCCCAG aaagaagaagaggagagaggagtacaGGATCAAATTGCATCCAGCTCAGAGACAG AACGTGCCTGTGCATGACAGGATGA
- the LOC109879650 gene encoding CD226 antigen-like isoform X1, with amino-acid sequence MAVQKDHWYDRALLILLSSLTVSVQQTDGVTTVKLEEGMVLECVCPWEGSLTMVSWTKLIRFDKVPIAVYHPEYELSISQSYQTRIQFLKTTPMDGSITITNVTQDDTGVYHCSVQTFPRGSWARDILVEEDDADEDQEEMDLHTREPEPSPVDFSLSAYLIYIYVGGGVAGLLILLSVILIMVVWQRKKKRREEYRIKLHPAQRQNVPVHDRMRKGTNQRGDMPVYANMHTIRPHTKRTK; translated from the exons ATGGCTGTACAAAAGGACCACTGGTATGACAGGGCactcctcatccttctctctagTCTCACAG TTTCTGTGCAGCAGACAGATGGTGTAACCACGGTGAAGCTAGAGGAGGGGATGgttctagagtgtgtgtgtccgtgggAAGGGAGCCTCACCATGGTCTCCTGGACCAAACTGATCCGATTCGATAAGGTCCCCATAGCCGTGTACCACCCTGAGTACGAGCTGTCCATTTCCCAGTCCTACCAGACCAGGATCCAGTTCCTGAAGACCACACCCATGGACGGCAGTATCACCATCACTAACGTCACCCAGGACGACACTGGGGTTTACCACTGCTCTGTTCAAACCTTCCCCAGGGGATCCTGGGCCAGAGATATATTGGTGGAGGAGGATGATGCAG ATGAAGATCAAGAAGAAATGGACCTGCACACCAGAGAACCAGAACCTAGCCCAG TTGATTTCAGCCTGTCTGCGTATCTGATTTACATTTATGTTGGTGGAGGAGTAGCAGGCCTGTTAATCCTGCTCTCTGTCATTCTAATAATGGTCGTTTGGCAGAG aaagaagaagaggagagaggagtacaGGATCAAATTGCATCCAGCTCAGAGACAG AACGTGCCTGTGCATGACAGGATGAGGAAGGGGACCAATCAGAGGGGAGATATGCCAGTGTATGCCAACATGCACACCATACGTCCACACACTAAGAGGACGAAATAG